A portion of the Brevundimonas pondensis genome contains these proteins:
- a CDS encoding LPS-assembly protein LptD, with translation MSDRRIPREGALRVRLLAGVALIACLPALPTLAQDANAPAPTPVPVATPEPGADGLTPGSLYVNAEAASREGDIVTASGTPEDRVFARTRDHSIRAEAVTYDLKSGVATASGHAEVVAPDGSVLHASRVELDGDFKAGVATDLAMRLANGASLMAATAVRRSENVSELNRVIFTPCPICDVDGPKQPSISIEADKAVQDQDLRAILYRDVVFRIGGVPVFYLPAFAHPDPSVDRASGFLIPRVDWDEGRGGSVEIPYLLVVSPSEDWLFSPQINTKVAPLLNLQWRRRFDNGTIVARGGYTYGRSFGDFDLDGDGDTESNVRFGDRTSRSYLLAHGKFDPEGPWRFGFTAERVSDKTLFDRYDVSSPYQDNGLYYGDRRRLISQVYAERQSERSYVSIAAFSIQSLRLDPRYSATDFRDPDGFKVFERENTLPLVAPIVDARWEPEGPVFGGRLRLRGSAVALTRDAYVGFPTLRPELIPNGPTDGLPGVDSRRITGQVDWRRTIITPSGIRWEPFVDGRMDVYSVDDLPPMLAQKSDVLTRGRASVGVDVSYPLYRRLSASSDLILEPMAQLSASTDADLDPRIPNEDSQTLELDETSLFRMDRFPGQDLMEGGLRFTAGARATLHWDDVRSASLFIGRSMRADDQREFLTPVPDDPAKLYDPSGVASRTTDWVVQATFSPSDRIRGWFHATVDGNAEVRRAETTVDGRWGRRNLASLSYIIDRSNPVSGPLNRNYEFVQLSGQQFIHGNWGVAVNGIADLERDVVTRSEIGLLFDDDCFRFELGWRRDNTTVRPTGPSEGVYIRLNLATFGGSGYDRNDMR, from the coding sequence ATGAGTGATCGCCGCATACCCCGAGAGGGAGCCCTGCGCGTCCGGCTCCTGGCCGGCGTGGCGCTGATCGCGTGCCTGCCCGCCTTGCCCACCCTGGCCCAGGACGCCAATGCGCCCGCGCCGACTCCGGTCCCCGTAGCCACGCCAGAGCCCGGCGCGGACGGGCTGACGCCCGGCAGCCTCTATGTCAACGCCGAGGCGGCCAGCCGCGAGGGCGACATCGTGACCGCCAGCGGCACGCCCGAGGATCGCGTCTTCGCCCGGACACGCGACCACAGCATCCGCGCCGAGGCGGTCACCTATGATCTGAAAAGCGGTGTCGCGACCGCATCCGGCCACGCCGAAGTGGTTGCGCCTGACGGTTCGGTTCTGCACGCCAGCCGCGTCGAACTGGATGGGGATTTCAAGGCCGGGGTGGCTACGGACCTGGCCATGCGCCTCGCCAACGGCGCCAGCCTGATGGCCGCTACCGCCGTACGCCGTTCTGAAAACGTCAGCGAACTGAACCGGGTGATCTTCACGCCCTGCCCGATCTGCGACGTCGACGGGCCGAAGCAGCCCAGCATCTCGATCGAGGCCGACAAGGCGGTCCAGGATCAGGACCTGCGGGCCATCCTGTACCGCGACGTCGTGTTCCGGATCGGCGGCGTGCCGGTCTTCTATCTGCCGGCCTTCGCGCATCCCGATCCCAGCGTCGATCGCGCCTCCGGCTTCCTAATCCCCCGCGTGGACTGGGACGAAGGCCGCGGCGGCTCGGTCGAGATTCCCTACCTGCTGGTGGTTTCGCCGTCCGAGGACTGGTTGTTCAGCCCGCAGATCAACACCAAGGTCGCCCCCTTGCTGAATCTGCAATGGCGACGCCGGTTCGACAACGGAACCATTGTGGCGCGCGGCGGCTACACCTACGGTCGCAGCTTCGGCGATTTCGATCTGGACGGCGACGGCGACACTGAAAGCAACGTCCGCTTCGGCGACCGCACCAGCCGCAGCTACCTGCTGGCCCACGGCAAGTTCGATCCTGAAGGTCCCTGGCGCTTTGGCTTCACCGCCGAACGGGTGTCCGACAAGACCCTCTTCGACCGTTATGACGTCAGTTCGCCCTATCAGGACAACGGCCTCTATTACGGCGATCGCCGCCGCCTGATCAGCCAGGTCTACGCCGAGCGCCAGAGCGAACGATCCTATGTGTCCATCGCCGCATTCTCGATCCAGAGCCTGCGCCTGGACCCGCGCTACTCGGCGACCGACTTCCGCGACCCCGACGGCTTCAAGGTCTTCGAGCGCGAGAACACGCTCCCGCTGGTGGCCCCCATCGTCGATGCTCGATGGGAGCCGGAAGGCCCGGTGTTCGGCGGACGACTGCGCCTGCGCGGGTCCGCCGTCGCCCTGACGCGCGACGCCTATGTCGGTTTTCCGACCCTGCGGCCGGAACTGATCCCGAACGGCCCGACCGACGGCTTGCCCGGCGTGGACAGCCGTCGCATCACCGGACAGGTGGATTGGCGCCGCACCATCATCACGCCCTCGGGCATACGGTGGGAACCCTTCGTGGACGGTCGCATGGATGTCTATTCCGTGGACGACCTGCCGCCGATGCTGGCCCAAAAATCCGACGTTCTCACGCGCGGCCGCGCCAGCGTCGGCGTGGACGTCAGCTACCCGCTGTACCGCCGGCTCAGCGCCTCCTCCGACCTGATTCTCGAACCGATGGCCCAGCTTTCGGCTTCAACCGACGCCGATCTGGACCCTCGCATTCCCAATGAGGACAGTCAGACGTTGGAACTGGACGAAACCTCCCTGTTCCGCATGGACCGCTTCCCGGGGCAGGATCTGATGGAAGGCGGACTGCGGTTTACCGCCGGCGCCCGCGCTACCCTGCACTGGGACGACGTGCGTTCGGCCAGCCTGTTCATCGGGCGATCCATGCGTGCGGACGATCAGCGAGAGTTTCTTACGCCTGTTCCCGACGATCCGGCGAAACTCTACGATCCTTCCGGCGTCGCATCACGGACAACGGACTGGGTTGTCCAGGCCACCTTCTCTCCATCCGACCGCATCCGCGGCTGGTTCCACGCCACCGTGGACGGCAATGCCGAGGTCCGCCGCGCGGAAACCACGGTCGATGGACGCTGGGGACGCCGCAACCTCGCCAGCCTGAGCTACATCATCGATCGCTCAAATCCGGTCAGCGGCCCGCTGAACCGCAACTATGAGTTCGTTCAGCTTTCCGGCCAGCAGTTCATCCACGGCAATTGGGGCGTCGCCGTAAACGGCATCGCCGACCTGGAACGGGATGTCGTCACACGGTCGGAGATCGGCCTGTTGTTCGACGACGACTGCTTCCGGTTCGAACTGGGATGGCGCCGGGATAATACGACCGTGCGCCCGACAGGGCCCTCGGAAGGCGTCTATATCAGACTTAACCTCGCCACTTTTGGAGGTTCAGGCTATGATCGAAATGATATGCGGTAA
- a CDS encoding pyridoxal phosphate-dependent aminotransferase, producing MTAVTIDPFRAISVSRLAHELKAQGRSIIHMEFGQPSTGAPAAAIAQAHRILDSEPGGYWESPSLRARIAKLYDDRYGVSVDPERVVMTAGASPALVLALMMRFQPGDRVAIARPGYVAYRNTLKALHMEPVEIDCGPEVRFQLTAEALRALDPAPAGVIIASPANPTGTIIPEAELKAIAEVCRERNISVISDEIYHGLSYVGPTPSMLQFEPNALIVNSFSKYWSMAGWRLGWLILPEAEVPQARARVGNMFLTPATLSQHAGLIAMDEEEELEANIDVYRANRALMLDALPAMGLRSIAPPDGAFYIYADIGHLTDDSIGFCEALLRETGVATAPGVDFDPVNGHRFIRFSFAVSTAQVEDALNRVKPFFAARTAASEERLSA from the coding sequence ATGACCGCAGTAACCATTGACCCCTTCCGCGCCATTAGCGTCAGCCGTCTGGCCCATGAACTGAAGGCCCAGGGCCGCTCCATCATCCACATGGAGTTCGGCCAGCCCTCGACCGGCGCGCCCGCCGCCGCCATCGCCCAGGCCCACCGCATTCTGGACAGCGAGCCCGGCGGCTACTGGGAAAGCCCTTCCTTACGCGCCCGCATCGCCAAGCTGTACGACGACCGTTACGGCGTAAGCGTCGATCCCGAGCGGGTGGTCATGACGGCGGGCGCATCCCCCGCCCTGGTGCTGGCGCTGATGATGCGTTTCCAGCCTGGCGACCGGGTGGCCATCGCCCGTCCCGGCTACGTCGCCTATCGCAACACGCTGAAGGCCCTGCACATGGAGCCGGTCGAGATCGACTGCGGCCCCGAGGTGCGCTTCCAGCTGACCGCCGAGGCCCTGCGCGCGCTGGACCCGGCCCCCGCCGGCGTCATCATCGCCAGCCCCGCCAACCCGACCGGCACCATCATCCCCGAGGCCGAGCTGAAGGCCATCGCCGAGGTCTGCCGCGAGCGGAACATCTCGGTCATCTCGGACGAGATCTACCACGGCCTGTCCTATGTCGGCCCGACCCCGTCGATGCTGCAGTTCGAGCCGAACGCATTGATCGTCAACAGCTTCTCCAAATACTGGAGCATGGCGGGCTGGCGTCTGGGCTGGCTGATCCTGCCCGAGGCCGAGGTGCCCCAGGCCCGCGCCCGCGTCGGCAACATGTTCCTGACCCCCGCCACTCTCAGCCAGCACGCCGGCCTGATCGCCATGGACGAGGAGGAGGAGCTGGAGGCCAACATCGACGTCTATCGCGCCAACCGCGCCTTGATGCTCGACGCCCTGCCCGCCATGGGCCTGCGCTCCATCGCCCCGCCGGACGGCGCCTTCTACATCTACGCCGACATCGGCCATCTGACCGACGACAGCATCGGTTTCTGCGAGGCCCTGCTGCGCGAAACCGGCGTGGCAACGGCGCCCGGCGTCGACTTCGACCCTGTCAACGGCCACCGCTTCATCCGCTTCAGCTTCGCCGTCTCGACAGCGCAGGTTGAGGACGCGCTCAACCGCGTGAAGCCCTTCTTCGCGGCGCGAACGGCGGCTTCCGAGGAACGCCTCAGCGCCTAG
- the mltG gene encoding endolytic transglycosylase MltG: MAKAPSRRTPKVRIPKNRVPKRGGGAPKSSLGVGLITAAGTLGVFVLAALIGLWVVYWGPGPSAKEGDATVVTLPSGAGVPAIAASLKSAGVIRSTDLFRAAVSLSGADRKIRAGEYEVPSGASLATVVGLLVDGKAVRHYVTLPEGWSSAQAVDILMKQPVLTGEVEVPAEGSLWPDTYEVSRGETRASVIARMQRAAKTKLDALWPTRSPASIVTTPEEALVLASIVEKETGLASERPEVAAVFTNRLRLGMRLESDPTIVYGVTKGRPLGRGIRASELRAQTPWNTYLIDGLPPTPIANPGEEALKAVLNPPRSEYVFFVADGTGGHVFARTYPEHLLNVARWREIERRKAGLPPGQAASVPGAAPTPMGEPAAAPVVIPPGAKVISVPAAVPQ; the protein is encoded by the coding sequence TTGGCCAAGGCTCCGTCGCGTCGCACCCCCAAGGTTCGCATTCCCAAGAACCGCGTGCCGAAACGGGGCGGCGGAGCACCTAAATCCAGCCTGGGCGTCGGCCTGATCACCGCTGCCGGGACGCTGGGCGTCTTTGTCCTGGCCGCCCTGATCGGCCTGTGGGTCGTCTACTGGGGACCGGGCCCGTCAGCGAAAGAGGGCGACGCCACCGTGGTCACCCTGCCGTCAGGCGCGGGCGTTCCGGCCATCGCGGCGAGCCTGAAGTCGGCGGGCGTGATCCGCTCGACCGACCTGTTCCGCGCCGCCGTCAGCCTGAGCGGCGCCGACCGCAAGATCCGCGCGGGCGAGTATGAGGTGCCGTCGGGCGCCTCTCTGGCGACGGTGGTGGGCCTGCTGGTCGACGGCAAGGCGGTGCGCCACTACGTGACCCTTCCGGAAGGCTGGTCCAGCGCCCAGGCGGTCGATATCCTGATGAAGCAGCCGGTCCTGACCGGCGAGGTCGAGGTGCCCGCCGAGGGCAGCCTGTGGCCCGACACCTATGAGGTTTCGCGCGGCGAGACACGCGCCTCGGTCATTGCCCGCATGCAGCGCGCCGCCAAGACCAAGCTGGACGCCCTGTGGCCGACGCGCTCGCCTGCCAGCATCGTCACGACGCCGGAAGAAGCTCTTGTTCTGGCTTCCATCGTCGAGAAGGAGACGGGCCTGGCCTCGGAACGACCCGAGGTGGCGGCGGTCTTCACCAACCGTCTGCGGTTGGGGATGCGGCTGGAGAGCGATCCGACCATCGTCTATGGCGTGACCAAGGGCCGTCCGCTGGGACGCGGCATCCGCGCCTCGGAACTGCGCGCCCAGACGCCGTGGAACACCTATCTGATCGACGGTCTGCCGCCGACGCCCATCGCCAACCCCGGCGAAGAGGCGCTGAAGGCCGTGCTGAACCCGCCGCGTTCGGAATACGTCTTCTTCGTCGCCGACGGCACGGGCGGCCACGTCTTCGCCCGCACCTATCCCGAGCACCTGTTGAACGTGGCGCGCTGGCGCGAGATCGAGCGCCGTAAGGCGGGCTTGCCGCCGGGCCAGGCCGCCTCGGTTCCCGGCGCCGCGCCGACGCCGATGGGCGAGCCGGCGGCTGCGCCCGTGGTCATTCCGCCGGGCGCCAAGGTGATCTCGGTTCCCGCGGCGGTCCCGCAATGA
- the rsmA gene encoding 16S rRNA (adenine(1518)-N(6)/adenine(1519)-N(6))-dimethyltransferase RsmA, translating into MTDLPSLRETLDAHGLLAKKSFGQHFLLDLNVTRKIVRYAGPFEGRSVIEVGPGPGGLTRAILESDAGKVVLVEKDPRFIPLLSELDDGSGRLTIVEGDALNVREAQLVEGPAHLVSNLPYNVGTPLLIKWLTGPWTPCALTLMFQKEVAERVVAAPGDDAYGRLAVITQAVAEARIVMHLPAAAFTPPPKVASAVVHVVPKAERPSPERLKKLERVTAAAFGQRRKMLRSSLKQLGGAALCEAAGIEPDARAEVIDIAGFLRLADALAPTKP; encoded by the coding sequence ATGACGGACCTTCCCTCCCTTCGCGAAACGCTCGACGCCCACGGCCTGCTGGCCAAGAAGAGCTTCGGCCAGCATTTCCTGCTGGACCTCAATGTGACGCGCAAGATCGTCCGCTACGCCGGTCCCTTCGAGGGCCGGTCCGTGATCGAGGTCGGCCCCGGCCCCGGCGGCCTGACTCGCGCCATTCTGGAAAGCGACGCCGGCAAGGTGGTGCTGGTCGAGAAGGACCCCCGCTTCATCCCGTTGCTCAGCGAACTGGACGACGGCTCGGGCCGCCTGACCATCGTCGAGGGCGACGCCCTGAACGTACGCGAAGCCCAACTGGTCGAGGGCCCGGCCCATCTGGTGTCGAACCTGCCCTACAACGTCGGCACCCCCCTGCTGATCAAGTGGCTGACCGGCCCCTGGACGCCCTGCGCCCTGACCCTGATGTTCCAGAAGGAGGTGGCCGAGCGCGTCGTGGCCGCCCCCGGCGACGACGCCTATGGCCGCCTGGCCGTCATCACCCAGGCCGTGGCCGAGGCGCGCATCGTCATGCACCTGCCCGCCGCCGCCTTCACCCCCCCGCCCAAGGTGGCCTCTGCGGTTGTCCACGTCGTGCCGAAGGCCGAACGCCCCTCGCCCGAGCGGCTGAAGAAGCTGGAACGCGTCACCGCCGCCGCCTTCGGCCAGCGCCGCAAGATGCTGCGCTCCAGCCTGAAACAGCTCGGCGGCGCCGCCCTGTGCGAGGCCGCCGGCATCGAACCCGACGCCCGCGCCGAAGTCATCGACATCGCCGGCTTCCTGCGCCTGGCCGATGCCCTGGCACCCACTAAGCCGTGA
- the pdxA gene encoding 4-hydroxythreonine-4-phosphate dehydrogenase PdxA: MTMRPLIVTMGDPAGVGPEIIARAWPILATQPGPLAPVVPFAVIGDADVLTAQGAPVEQVFSPSEAAAVFGRAIPVLHAPAPAPVTPGQPDPRNAPAVADWIERAVDLTLSGEACGIVTAPIAKAPMYASGFRFPGHTEFVAELTADMPFNGTRGPVMMLTAKDLRACLVTIHVAIDQLPELVTAERVMRVAHVVHESMKRDFGIAAPRLAMAALNPHAGEGGSIGLQEVEVLRPAAAALRAEGIDITDPLPADTLFHDEARARYDATVCLYHDQALIPVKTLDFWGGVNATLGLPIVRTSPDHGTGFDIAGKGIARADSFIAAVRLASEMAAARATR, from the coding sequence ATGACGATGCGGCCGCTCATCGTCACGATGGGCGACCCCGCCGGCGTGGGGCCGGAGATCATCGCGCGCGCCTGGCCCATCCTGGCTACGCAACCCGGTCCACTGGCCCCCGTCGTTCCCTTCGCCGTCATCGGCGACGCTGACGTCCTAACGGCCCAGGGCGCACCGGTCGAGCAGGTCTTCAGCCCCTCCGAAGCCGCCGCCGTCTTCGGTCGCGCCATCCCGGTCCTTCACGCCCCCGCCCCGGCGCCCGTGACGCCAGGACAGCCCGACCCGCGCAATGCTCCCGCCGTGGCCGACTGGATCGAGCGCGCCGTCGACCTGACCCTCTCTGGCGAGGCCTGCGGCATCGTGACGGCCCCCATCGCCAAGGCGCCCATGTACGCCTCGGGCTTCCGCTTTCCCGGCCACACCGAGTTCGTCGCCGAACTGACCGCCGACATGCCCTTCAACGGCACCCGCGGCCCGGTCATGATGCTGACGGCCAAGGATCTGCGCGCCTGCCTGGTCACCATTCATGTCGCCATTGATCAGCTTCCGGAACTGGTGACCGCAGAACGCGTCATGCGCGTCGCCCATGTCGTCCACGAATCCATGAAGCGCGATTTCGGCATTGCCGCCCCGCGCCTGGCCATGGCCGCCCTGAACCCCCATGCAGGCGAAGGCGGCTCGATCGGGCTTCAGGAAGTCGAGGTCCTGCGCCCCGCCGCCGCCGCCCTGCGCGCCGAAGGGATCGACATCACCGATCCGCTGCCCGCCGACACCCTGTTCCATGACGAGGCTAGAGCCCGCTATGATGCGACGGTCTGCCTCTATCACGATCAGGCCCTGATCCCCGTCAAGACGCTGGACTTCTGGGGCGGGGTCAACGCCACCCTCGGCCTGCCCATCGTCCGCACCTCGCCCGACCACGGCACAGGCTTCGACATCGCAGGCAAGGGGATCGCCCGCGCCGACAGCTTCATCGCCGCCGTGCGACTGGCTTCAGAGATGGCGGCGGCGCGCGCCACGCGCTAA
- a CDS encoding peptidylprolyl isomerase, with the protein MRYTTGVAMAALMACTAVGQSVAQTAPAQPAPAAGNLNPAAEEAPQRVAAAAPQFRMADGIIATVNDRIITGYDLRQRMLVLMAMTQVQPTEENIGAIQQQALNDLIEQHLQAAEIAKFEQLKISDAEIDQEIAGMAREAGASPESYMAFLEQGGIRPQPFREFLRTEIGWRDLVGGRFRDRAKVTRAQVNQAMRQMTESATKPQYLVGEIYIEANRVGGMQEAMNGARQLVQQMIQGAPFMAVARQFSAAPSAARGGDAGWVVQGSTQPALQQVMETLEVGQLSNPIPVDGGVYILYMRDKRSGAATSLVQMKQVMVELPETASEADVAAASQRLETIRAGLTCDNILERARTEQGLLGADLGESDVANLLPQFQQVARSAEIGSISSVVRSPLGVHLLAVCGRRLGGPEAPSAQQVESRLQNQNYAMLGRRYLRDLRADALIEIKQ; encoded by the coding sequence ATGCGTTACACGACCGGCGTTGCAATGGCCGCGCTCATGGCCTGTACGGCTGTCGGACAGTCAGTGGCCCAGACGGCCCCGGCTCAGCCCGCTCCGGCTGCCGGCAATCTGAATCCCGCCGCTGAGGAAGCCCCGCAGCGCGTCGCAGCGGCCGCACCCCAATTCCGTATGGCGGACGGGATCATCGCCACCGTCAACGACCGCATCATCACCGGCTATGACCTGCGTCAGCGCATGCTGGTGCTGATGGCCATGACCCAGGTCCAGCCGACCGAAGAGAACATCGGCGCCATCCAGCAACAGGCGTTGAACGACCTCATCGAACAGCACCTGCAAGCGGCCGAAATCGCCAAGTTCGAGCAGCTCAAGATCAGCGACGCCGAAATCGATCAGGAAATCGCAGGCATGGCCCGTGAGGCCGGAGCCTCGCCGGAAAGCTACATGGCCTTCCTGGAACAGGGGGGCATTCGGCCTCAGCCCTTCCGGGAATTCCTGCGCACGGAGATCGGCTGGCGTGATCTGGTTGGCGGCCGTTTCCGTGATCGCGCCAAGGTGACCCGCGCCCAGGTCAACCAGGCGATGCGCCAGATGACGGAATCTGCGACCAAGCCCCAGTACTTGGTGGGCGAAATCTACATCGAAGCCAACCGCGTCGGCGGCATGCAGGAAGCCATGAACGGCGCCCGGCAACTGGTGCAGCAGATGATTCAGGGCGCGCCCTTCATGGCCGTGGCCCGTCAGTTTTCCGCAGCGCCGTCGGCTGCGCGCGGCGGCGATGCCGGCTGGGTGGTTCAGGGTTCGACCCAGCCCGCCCTGCAACAGGTCATGGAGACTCTCGAAGTCGGCCAGTTGTCAAATCCCATCCCCGTCGATGGCGGCGTCTACATCCTGTACATGCGCGACAAGCGTTCGGGCGCGGCCACCAGCTTGGTGCAGATGAAACAGGTCATGGTCGAATTGCCGGAAACCGCCAGTGAGGCTGATGTGGCCGCTGCGAGCCAGCGTCTGGAAACCATCCGCGCTGGCCTGACCTGCGATAACATCCTGGAACGCGCACGCACTGAGCAGGGTCTGCTGGGCGCGGATCTCGGTGAAAGCGATGTCGCCAATCTGCTGCCGCAGTTCCAACAGGTCGCGCGTTCGGCCGAGATCGGCTCGATCAGCAGCGTGGTGCGCAGCCCTCTCGGTGTTCACCTGCTAGCCGTCTGCGGCCGTCGCCTGGGCGGACCGGAAGCCCCCTCGGCCCAACAGGTCGAATCCCGCCTGCAAAATCAGAACTACGCCATGCTGGGCCGACGCTATCTGCGTGACCTGCGGGCGGACGCCCTGATCGAGATCAAGCAGTAA
- the gmk gene encoding guanylate kinase yields MSNNRTPRRGVLLIVASPSGAGKTSLCRRLMADHKGLELSVSMTTRGIRPGEVDGRDYHFVTHEEFQRLIDADAFLEWADVHGNRYGSPRAPVDRALAEGRDVLFDIDWQGARDVAEKCPGDAVRVFVLPPSLEELRRRLVTRSQDAEDVIERRVANAKGEIEHCDEFDYVLVNEDFDRSYAELAHIYHAERSRRHRNLWVDAYKSALMKEVV; encoded by the coding sequence ATGTCGAATAACCGCACCCCCCGCCGTGGCGTCCTGCTGATCGTGGCCAGTCCGTCGGGGGCCGGGAAAACCTCGCTGTGCCGCCGCCTGATGGCCGACCACAAGGGGCTGGAGCTGTCGGTGTCGATGACCACGCGCGGCATCCGCCCCGGCGAGGTCGACGGCCGCGACTATCACTTCGTCACCCATGAGGAATTCCAGCGTCTGATCGACGCCGACGCCTTCCTGGAGTGGGCCGACGTGCACGGCAACCGCTACGGCTCGCCGCGCGCGCCCGTGGACCGGGCCCTGGCCGAGGGCCGCGACGTCCTGTTCGACATTGACTGGCAAGGCGCCCGCGACGTGGCCGAGAAATGCCCTGGCGACGCCGTCCGCGTCTTCGTCCTGCCGCCCAGCCTGGAAGAGCTGCGCCGCCGTCTGGTGACGCGCTCGCAGGACGCCGAGGACGTGATCGAGCGCCGCGTCGCCAACGCCAAGGGCGAGATCGAGCACTGCGACGAGTTCGACTACGTCCTGGTCAACGAGGACTTCGACCGTTCCTACGCTGAGCTGGCCCACATCTATCACGCCGAGCGCAGCCGTCGTCATCGCAACCTGTGGGTCGACGCCTACAAGAGCGCCCTGATGAAGGAAGTGGTCTGA
- a CDS encoding L,D-transpeptidase, translated as MPPGPNNPVGSVWIDLSRDTYGIHGTPDPSKVGKTFSSGCVRLTNWDAEQLASRVKPGVRVVFR; from the coding sequence GTGCCGCCGGGGCCGAACAATCCGGTCGGTTCGGTGTGGATCGACCTGTCGCGCGACACCTATGGCATCCACGGCACGCCGGACCCGTCCAAGGTCGGCAAGACCTTCTCCAGCGGCTGTGTCCGCCTGACCAACTGGGACGCCGAGCAACTGGCGTCGCGGGTCAAGCCGGGCGTGCGGGTGGTCTTCCGCTAG
- a CDS encoding YicC/YloC family endoribonuclease codes for MSTISGMTGFGRADGALDGWTWTVEARSVNGRSLEVRYRGPGTFENLERLAKAAAQARLNRGQVTLGVQAKRAEGGEPAPRVNEAVLATYLKLANQLAEEGATPPSADGLLSLRGVIEAAEEVEDPEAHAAVEAAITATIEQALDALKLSRQREGEQLTPVIHDFVGTIEALTARAELEASSQTEAIRERFTRRISELAPDAPGLDERIFLEAAALATKADVREELDRLSAHVASARTLLQQPPAGRKLDFLMQEFMREANTLCSKSATTPLTGIGLELKAVIEQLREQVQNVE; via the coding sequence ATGAGCACGATTTCGGGCATGACCGGCTTCGGTCGAGCCGACGGGGCGCTGGACGGCTGGACCTGGACGGTCGAGGCGCGCTCGGTCAACGGACGCTCGCTGGAGGTCCGCTATCGCGGTCCGGGAACCTTCGAGAACCTGGAACGACTGGCAAAGGCGGCGGCGCAGGCGCGTCTGAATCGCGGACAGGTGACGCTGGGCGTTCAGGCCAAGCGGGCCGAGGGCGGCGAGCCCGCGCCGCGCGTCAACGAGGCCGTTCTGGCGACCTATCTGAAGCTGGCGAACCAGTTGGCGGAGGAGGGGGCGACCCCGCCCTCGGCCGACGGCCTTCTTTCCCTGCGCGGCGTCATCGAGGCGGCCGAAGAGGTCGAGGACCCTGAGGCCCACGCCGCCGTCGAGGCCGCCATCACAGCCACCATCGAACAGGCGCTGGACGCCCTGAAGCTGTCGCGTCAGCGCGAGGGCGAGCAGTTGACCCCGGTCATCCACGACTTCGTCGGGACCATCGAGGCCCTGACGGCGCGCGCCGAGCTGGAGGCTTCCAGCCAGACCGAGGCGATCCGCGAACGCTTCACCCGCCGGATCAGCGAACTGGCCCCCGACGCGCCGGGTCTGGACGAGCGAATCTTCCTCGAAGCCGCGGCTCTCGCCACCAAGGCAGACGTGCGCGAGGAGCTGGATCGCCTGAGCGCGCACGTCGCCTCGGCCCGCACACTGTTGCAGCAACCCCCCGCCGGGCGAAAACTCGACTTCCTGATGCAGGAATTCATGCGCGAAGCGAACACGCTCTGCTCGAAATCCGCTACCACGCCGCTCACCGGAATCGGCCTCGAACTGAAGGCCGTCATCGAGCAGCTTCGAGAACAAGTTCAGAATGTCGAATAA